From the Musa acuminata AAA Group cultivar baxijiao chromosome BXJ1-2, Cavendish_Baxijiao_AAA, whole genome shotgun sequence genome, one window contains:
- the LOC103973072 gene encoding uncharacterized protein LOC103973072 isoform X2 produces the protein MGAVTMVMLCETACATGHHHSLPSRGLLDRNCGRSCSPARELFPANRQIGFGLQFKAFASSRKSEKKLTNDRKISKTTQRKELLSKDFMDMSDEATSGNDTDFSNRIELANNNLGADGSTSYPTRGQVLQACIITSGLLLALGATIRQAAHVASVEGWAVLDSSEVSFGFEMWHLELILGLVLLISSSRYLLLKTWPDFSQSSEAANQQILGSLEPLDYILVAFLPGISEELLFRGALMPLFGLNWRSALAVAAIFGVLHLGSGRRYSFAIWATFVGFAYGAATLISSSIIVPMASHSLNNLVGGLLWRLTSINPKERDNVF, from the exons ATGGGCGCTGTTACCATGGTGATGCTATGTGAGACGGCTTGTGCGACTGGCCATCATCACTCTCTCCCCTCGCGAG GTCTGCTAGATAGGAATTGTGGACGTAGTTGCTCTCCGGCAAGAGAACTTTTTCCTGCTAATCGACAGATT GGTTTTGGGCTGCAGTTTAAAGCCTTTGCATCatcaaggaaatctgagaagaaaCTGACAAATGATAGGAAAATTTCCAAGACTACGCAAAGAAAAGAACTTCTTTCGAAAGACTTTATGGACATGTCAGATGAAGCTACTTCAGGCAATGATACCGATTTTAGTAATCGCATTGAATTGGCAAACAATAATTTAGGTGCCGATGGCTCAACTTCATATCCCACCAGAGGTCAAGTGCTTCAAGCCTGCATTATAACATCTGGCTTGTTGCTTGCTCTGGGTGCAACAATTCGACAG GCAGCCCATGTTGCATCTGTGGAAGGATGGGCAGTACTTGACTCCTCTGAAGTATCAT TTGGTTTTGAGATGTGGCATCTTGAATTGATATTGGGACTTGTTCTCTTGATATCATCTAGCCGGTACCTATTATTGAAGACATGGCCAGACTTTTCACAATCAAGTGAAGCTGCCAACCAACAG ATACTCGGTTCGCTGGAGCCTTTGGATTACATTCTAGTGGCATTTTTACCTGGAATTAGTGAG GAGTTGCTTTTCCGCGGGGCATTAATGCCGCTGTTTGGACTCAACTGGAGAAGTGCTTTGGCAGTAGCAGCCATTTTTGGAGTTCTTCATCTAGGTAGCGGCCGAAGATATTCTTTCGCAATCTG GGCAACATTTGTTGGCTTTGCTTATGGTGCGGCAACGCTCATCTCCTCCAGCATCATTGTTCCGATGGCCTCACATTCCTTGAACAATCTTGTGGGTGGCCTTCTATGGCGTCTCACATCTATCAACCCAAAGGAGCGAGACAA CGTCTTCTAA
- the LOC103973072 gene encoding uncharacterized protein LOC103973072 isoform X1, with protein sequence MGAVTMVMLCETACATGHHHSLPSRENNWPGLLDRNCGRSCSPARELFPANRQIGFGLQFKAFASSRKSEKKLTNDRKISKTTQRKELLSKDFMDMSDEATSGNDTDFSNRIELANNNLGADGSTSYPTRGQVLQACIITSGLLLALGATIRQAAHVASVEGWAVLDSSEVSFGFEMWHLELILGLVLLISSSRYLLLKTWPDFSQSSEAANQQILGSLEPLDYILVAFLPGISEELLFRGALMPLFGLNWRSALAVAAIFGVLHLGSGRRYSFAIWATFVGFAYGAATLISSSIIVPMASHSLNNLVGGLLWRLTSINPKERDNVF encoded by the exons ATGGGCGCTGTTACCATGGTGATGCTATGTGAGACGGCTTGTGCGACTGGCCATCATCACTCTCTCCCCTCGCGAG AGAATAATTGGCCAGGTCTGCTAGATAGGAATTGTGGACGTAGTTGCTCTCCGGCAAGAGAACTTTTTCCTGCTAATCGACAGATT GGTTTTGGGCTGCAGTTTAAAGCCTTTGCATCatcaaggaaatctgagaagaaaCTGACAAATGATAGGAAAATTTCCAAGACTACGCAAAGAAAAGAACTTCTTTCGAAAGACTTTATGGACATGTCAGATGAAGCTACTTCAGGCAATGATACCGATTTTAGTAATCGCATTGAATTGGCAAACAATAATTTAGGTGCCGATGGCTCAACTTCATATCCCACCAGAGGTCAAGTGCTTCAAGCCTGCATTATAACATCTGGCTTGTTGCTTGCTCTGGGTGCAACAATTCGACAG GCAGCCCATGTTGCATCTGTGGAAGGATGGGCAGTACTTGACTCCTCTGAAGTATCAT TTGGTTTTGAGATGTGGCATCTTGAATTGATATTGGGACTTGTTCTCTTGATATCATCTAGCCGGTACCTATTATTGAAGACATGGCCAGACTTTTCACAATCAAGTGAAGCTGCCAACCAACAG ATACTCGGTTCGCTGGAGCCTTTGGATTACATTCTAGTGGCATTTTTACCTGGAATTAGTGAG GAGTTGCTTTTCCGCGGGGCATTAATGCCGCTGTTTGGACTCAACTGGAGAAGTGCTTTGGCAGTAGCAGCCATTTTTGGAGTTCTTCATCTAGGTAGCGGCCGAAGATATTCTTTCGCAATCTG GGCAACATTTGTTGGCTTTGCTTATGGTGCGGCAACGCTCATCTCCTCCAGCATCATTGTTCCGATGGCCTCACATTCCTTGAACAATCTTGTGGGTGGCCTTCTATGGCGTCTCACATCTATCAACCCAAAGGAGCGAGACAA CGTCTTCTAA
- the LOC135598557 gene encoding probable inactive receptor kinase At1g27190 yields the protein MLKMKFTLICLLMLLAMMSHSGIRGGAAEDDVRCLTGVKTSLDRGHTLSWNFSNATVGFVCSFVGVSCWNLQENRVLALNLKSMSLAGSVPSDLQYCSAANVLDLSSNTISGPIPNELCSWLPYLVTLDLSNNQFTGGIPPTLSNCRFLNTLVLAGNQLQGAIPATLSQLNRLTHLDLSSNQLDGPIPPPLGDKFDANSFDGNDGLCGQPVSSHCGRSHTRTNLIIIVAAGVFGAAASLTLAYVVWRCWSPSGKRAAAGRRGEDGGWWAERLRSAHNRLVPVSLFQKPIVKVKLADLMTATADFHPNNIIVAGSQRTGTSYKAVLPDGSALTVKRLQSRPLPEKQFRAEMGRIGPLRHPNLAPLLGFCIVEDERLLVYKHMPNGTLFSALESVDDALDWPARVRIGIGAARGLAWLHHGFQIPFLHQNLCSKAILLDEDNEARITEFGLTRLVRTAAGDGDNSSPFLNGGFGEFGYTAPEYDTNSDPTTKGDVYAFGIVLLELVTGQKATEITTDVAGEVFKGSLVDWVNQLSAAGKTHEAIDRSLRGKGNDDEIIQVLKIASGCVVAQLKERPSMYKVFQALKIIGERYNISEQFDEFPLVYGKDELDSQ from the coding sequence ATGCTCAAGATGAAGTTCACCTTGATTTGTTTGCTGATGCTATTGGCTATGATGTCGCACAGCGGCATAAGGGGCGGCGCGGCGGAGGACGATGTGCGGTGCCTCACCGGCGTTAAGACGTCCCTCGACCGCGGCCACACcctgagttggaacttctccaacGCGACCGTGGGCTTCGTGTGCAGCTTCGTGGGCGTCTCCTGCTGGAACCTGCAGGAGAACCGCGTGCTGGCGCTCAACCTCAAGTCCATGTCTCTCGCCGGCTCCGTCCCCTCCGACCTCCAGTACTGCAGCGCCGCCAACGTCCTCGACCTCTCCTCCAACACCATCTCCGGCCCCATCCCCAACGAGCTCTGTTCCTGGCTACCCTATCTCGTCACCCTCGACCTCTCCAACAACCAGTTCACCGGCGGCATCCCTCCCACCCTCTCCAACTGCAGGTTCCTCAACACCCTCGTGCTCGCCGGAAACCAGCTCCAGGGCGCCATTCCTGCCACCCTCTCCCAGCTCAACCGCCTCACCCACCTCGATCTCTCCAGCAACCAGCTAGACGGCCCCATCCCCCCACCGCTTGGCGACAAGTTCGACGCCAACTCCTTCGACGGCAACGACGGCCTTTGCGGCCAACCCGTCTCCTCCCACTGCGGCCGGTCGCACACCCGGACCaacctcatcatcatcgtcgccGCCGGCGTCTTCGGTGCCGCCGCCTCGCTCACCCTCGCCTACGTGGTGTGGCGGTGCTGGTCTCCGTCCGGAAAGCGGGCGGCCGCTGGACGCCGGGGGGAGGACGGGGGGTGGTGGGCCGAGCGGCTCCGGTCGGCGCACAACCGGCTCGTTCCGGTCTCGCTGTTCCAGAAGCCAATCGTGAAGGTCAAGCTGGCGGATCTGATGACGGCCACCGCAGATTTCCACCCCAACAACATCATCGTCGCCGGGAGCCAGCGGACAGGAACCTCATACAAGGCTGTTCTTCCGGACGGATCGGCGCTCACCGTGAAGCGCCTCCAATCCCGCCCGCTACCCGAGAAGCAGTTCCGTGCGGAGATGGGGCGGATCGGACCGCTCCGCCACCCCAACCTGGCTCCTCTCCTGGGCTTCTGTATCGTCGAGGACGAGCGACTTCTCGTTTACAAACACATGCCCAACGGCACGCTCTTCTCGGCTCTCGAGTCGGTGGATGATGCACTCGACTGGCCAGCGAGGGTCAGGATCGGGATCGGCGCTGCCCGAGGTCTCGCCTGGCTGCACCATGGTTTCCAGATCCCCTTCCTCCACCAGAACTTATGCTCAAAGGCCATCCTCCTGGATGAGGATAACGAGGCAAGGATCACCGAATTCGGGTTGACAAGGCTCGTGAGAACAGCAGCCGGAGACGGAGACAATTCAAGCCCGTTCTTGAATGGAGGTTTCGGGGAGTTTGGCTATACTGCCCCAGAGTATGATACTAATTCAGATCCGACAACCAAGGGGGATGTGTATGCATTTGGGATTGTCCTGTTGGAGCTTGTCACAGGGCAGAAGGCAACTGAGATAACCACTGATGTTGCAGGTGAAGTGTTTAAGGGAAGTTTGGTGGATTGGGTGAATCAGCTTTCTGCTGCTGGTAAAACTCATGAGGCTATTGATAGATCCCTTAGGGGAAAGGGCAATGATGATGAGATTATTCAGGTACTGAAGATTGCTTCTGGTTGTGTGGTTGCCCAACTGAAGGAGAGGCCTTCTATGTATAAGGTTTTCCAAGCTTTGAAAATCATTGGAGAACGATACAATATCTCGGAGCAGTTTGATGAATTCCCCTTGGTCTATGGAAAGGACGAGTTGGACTCTCAGTGA
- the LOC103973072 gene encoding uncharacterized protein LOC103973072 isoform X3, translating to MDMSDEATSGNDTDFSNRIELANNNLGADGSTSYPTRGQVLQACIITSGLLLALGATIRQAAHVASVEGWAVLDSSEVSFGFEMWHLELILGLVLLISSSRYLLLKTWPDFSQSSEAANQQILGSLEPLDYILVAFLPGISEELLFRGALMPLFGLNWRSALAVAAIFGVLHLGSGRRYSFAIWATFVGFAYGAATLISSSIIVPMASHSLNNLVGGLLWRLTSINPKERDNVF from the exons ATGGACATGTCAGATGAAGCTACTTCAGGCAATGATACCGATTTTAGTAATCGCATTGAATTGGCAAACAATAATTTAGGTGCCGATGGCTCAACTTCATATCCCACCAGAGGTCAAGTGCTTCAAGCCTGCATTATAACATCTGGCTTGTTGCTTGCTCTGGGTGCAACAATTCGACAG GCAGCCCATGTTGCATCTGTGGAAGGATGGGCAGTACTTGACTCCTCTGAAGTATCAT TTGGTTTTGAGATGTGGCATCTTGAATTGATATTGGGACTTGTTCTCTTGATATCATCTAGCCGGTACCTATTATTGAAGACATGGCCAGACTTTTCACAATCAAGTGAAGCTGCCAACCAACAG ATACTCGGTTCGCTGGAGCCTTTGGATTACATTCTAGTGGCATTTTTACCTGGAATTAGTGAG GAGTTGCTTTTCCGCGGGGCATTAATGCCGCTGTTTGGACTCAACTGGAGAAGTGCTTTGGCAGTAGCAGCCATTTTTGGAGTTCTTCATCTAGGTAGCGGCCGAAGATATTCTTTCGCAATCTG GGCAACATTTGTTGGCTTTGCTTATGGTGCGGCAACGCTCATCTCCTCCAGCATCATTGTTCCGATGGCCTCACATTCCTTGAACAATCTTGTGGGTGGCCTTCTATGGCGTCTCACATCTATCAACCCAAAGGAGCGAGACAA CGTCTTCTAA